The genomic window TCATCGGCCGGCGCCGCGAGGAACTCATCGGCCGTTCCCGCAGGGATGTCGACGTGCCCGTCGAACGGCGCACCCGGCAGGAAGAACTCCTGCGTGCCGTCTTCGAAACCGGTTGTGCCCAGAGCGTCGAGGGTCCCTACGTTGCCGGCAGAGACGGCTCCGAGGGCTGGTACAGCGTGAACCTCGTCCCGCTGAAGGACGCGGGAGGGCACGTGCAGGCCGTTCTCGCAGTGGCACGGGATATCTCGGAGCTGCGAGACCGTGCGCGGCGTCTCGAGGAGGCCAACATCGCCATGAAGGTCCTGCTGCGCCACCGGGAGGAGGACCGGAGGGAACTCGAGGAGCAGTTCCTCGCCAACTTCCGGAAACTCATCATGCCGAGCCTCGAGAAGCTGAGAAGATCGGGGCTGACTCCCCGCCAAAGCGCCTATGTGGACATTGTCGAGATGAATGCCCGGAAGATGTTCTCTGCGTCCGGCACTGCGGCGGGCCTTGCGCAGGCGTCCTTCACGCCCATCGAGATGCGGATCGTCGAATACATCAAGGAAGACAAAACAACAAAGGAAATCGGCAAGTTGCTCAACCTCTCGCCCCGGACCGTCGAGTACTACCGCGACCGGATCCGCAAGAAGCTCGGCCTGAAGAGCAAGAACGTCAACCTGCGCTCCTATCTCTACACCCTTCCCTGAGGCCGCTACGCACATTTTCCCGTAATCTTTGCGTAATCTGTCGGTATTGTCCCGGATGGCCGTGCCGTATACACTGCATACGGCATTTCGCGCCCGGTGCATGGAAGGGGAGGGAACCTGATCCTGCACGGGGCCGAAGGGCCGGGCGAAGAGTCACGTTCGCGATGAGAAAGCACAAGCGATATGCCCTGGATCTCCCGGTTGCCGTCAAGGAGGCAGCCGGGCAGTCGGGTAACCTGATCTTCCTGCTCAGAACGGTGGACGTCTCCGCCGGCGGTGCGCTCTTTCGCGCCCAGTGCGGCCTGCCTGCGGGGACGGATGTCCGCCTGATCTTCTTTCTGCAAACCGACCCGCTGGAGGCGATGATCGACCCGCGCCACACGTTCCGCGGCAAGGTGGTCAGGTCCGGGCCGGGGCAGTTTGCCGTCGCCTTTGTCAAGGAAATGCAGGCCGTTGATGCCGCGCCTGCGGCAGAACCTGGGGCCGAGGCGCCCGGCTTGTCCTACGGCGTATCGAGGCATCCGGACGGGGAGCGGGGCTGATGCTGGTTAGCCGCAACGAGGCCATCAGGACCGTCTACGTGACCCCGGGGCAGGATCTCGTGGCCGACGAGGCGCAGGCTTTGCGCAGGGAAATCCAGGGCTTGATCGGGAAGAAAACAGACAGACTCGTCCTGGATCTCGCCCGCGTGCAGACGATCGATCCCCTTGGCCTCGAGACGATCATCGCGATGTTCAACTGGCTGCGGGCGAGCGGGGGCGAACTGGTCGTCGAGAATGCCTCCGCAGAATTGAAGAAACTTTTCCTCCTCATGAGAAGCAACGGGCGCCTGACCATCAGCGGAACGGGTTGGCCCGATGTAAAGACCCCTCGAGGGGAAAGCGGCGCCCGGTGAGTCGGCGGAGCGCAGCGGCCGCCGCAGCGGCCTGATCCTCCGTGGTTCTCCGGACGGGTTCCTTGGGAGAGCGCCTTCGAGCGCAGGGCCTCCCCGAGCAAACCCGCCATGGGTTTATATCCGGTCGAAACCCGCCTGCTCAACGAGGGGCTATCCCCTTTCGGCCTGCCGGATCCGACCATCCCGGAATGACCTCCAGCGTATAACCCGCCTGTTTCACGCCGAATTCAGATCCGCTGTGCCATATTGGCACGTCTGCCGTTGACTCCCCAGCGGCCGGTATTATCCGTATCTATTTAATTTCATTGGCGATTATTCTTCTCCGACACCCGGCACGCTCGATGCGACCGGCGGTGGGGCAAGAGGAGTGATTGCCATGTTGAAGACAGTAAAGACACAGCAGAAGACAGGAGACACGGCTGCAGCGATCCTGTTGTCGGTCCTGCTGCTGGCCCTGATGACGTCCTGCGGCGGCGGAGGGGGCAGCGGCAGCGTCGGGGCGGGTTCGGCTGCCCCGTCCGCCGTGCTCGTTGCCATCGAAATCACGCCCGCCAACCCGGTCATCGCCCTCGGGACGGAAACGCAACTCAAGGCCACCGGCATCTACTCGGACAGCAGCAAGAAGGACCTGACTGCATCGGTCGTGTGGTCCTCTTCGGATGACCGGGTTGC from Syntrophaceae bacterium includes these protein-coding regions:
- a CDS encoding STAS domain-containing protein, with the protein product MLVSRNEAIRTVYVTPGQDLVADEAQALRREIQGLIGKKTDRLVLDLARVQTIDPLGLETIIAMFNWLRASGGELVVENASAELKKLFLLMRSNGRLTISGTGWPDVKTPRGESGAR
- a CDS encoding PilZ domain-containing protein, with protein sequence MRKHKRYALDLPVAVKEAAGQSGNLIFLLRTVDVSAGGALFRAQCGLPAGTDVRLIFFLQTDPLEAMIDPRHTFRGKVVRSGPGQFAVAFVKEMQAVDAAPAAEPGAEAPGLSYGVSRHPDGERG